A stretch of the Porifericola rhodea genome encodes the following:
- the rpsS gene encoding 30S ribosomal protein S19 translates to MARSLKKGPYIDFRLEKKVDAMNQSNKKSVIKTWSRRSMVSPDFVGHTFAVHNGNKFIPVYVTENMVGHKLGEFAPTRNFRGHISKKDKGKR, encoded by the coding sequence ATGGCACGCTCTCTAAAGAAAGGACCGTATATAGATTTCCGTTTGGAGAAAAAGGTTGATGCAATGAATCAATCTAATAAAAAGTCTGTGATCAAGACTTGGTCACGTCGTTCCATGGTTTCTCCAGACTTCGTAGGACATACCTTTGCAGTACATAATGGTAATAAGTTTATTCCAGTATATGTAACTGAAAACATGGTAGGACATAAGTTGGGAGAGTTTGCCCCCACTAGAAACTTTCGAGGTCATATCTCTAAGAAAGATAAAGGTAAAAGATAA
- the fusA gene encoding elongation factor G gives MAKRDLRFLRNIGIMAHIDAGKTTTTERILFYTGLTHKIGEVHEGAATMDWMEQEQERGITITSAATTTFWKYPTEQGQPVDDTKDYRVNIIDTPGHVDFTVEVERSLRVLDGAIALFCAVSGVEPQSETVWRQADKYRVPRICFVNKMDRAGADFFNVIKEIKDKLNAKPVPLQIPIGAEDTFKGVVDLIVNKAIIWDEDNFGMTYKYMDIPEDLQETANEWRQNLIESVAEYDDTLLEKFFEDPDSISVEEMMEAIRKAVIDMSFSPVLCGSAFKNKGVQALLDAVCEYLPSPIDLPPVTGHDPDDEEKKITRKPDPEEPFSALAFKIATDPYVGRLAFFRVYSGTLESGSYIHNMRTEKKERISRLLQMHANKQNQIPAVEAGDIAAGVGFKDIKTGDTLTDEKNKIVLESMTFPEPVIGYAIEPKTQDDVDKLGMAISKLVEEDPTLQVETDHETGQTILRGMGELHLDIIIDRLKREFKVEINQGAPQVAYKETITTTVEHKEVYKKQSGGKGKFADIVFELGPREDDKAGLDFNNAIVGGVIPKEFIPAVQKGFESAMSNGPLAGYPIEAMRVKLFHGSYHDVDSDALSFEMAARLGFKQAAKKAKPTLLEPIMAVEVVCPEEYTGPVTGDLNKRRGLMKGMDSKGGAQILKADVPLSELFGYITDLRTISSGRAVATLTFSHYDPVPSNIADTIIAKANGEAVKG, from the coding sequence ATGGCAAAGAGAGACTTACGATTTTTACGTAACATAGGTATCATGGCTCACATTGATGCCGGTAAAACTACTACTACTGAGCGTATTCTGTTCTATACTGGTCTTACCCATAAGATTGGTGAGGTGCACGAAGGTGCAGCTACTATGGACTGGATGGAGCAGGAGCAGGAAAGAGGTATTACCATTACTTCTGCTGCTACTACTACCTTCTGGAAATATCCTACAGAACAAGGACAGCCAGTAGATGATACTAAAGATTATCGCGTAAATATAATTGATACTCCTGGTCACGTTGACTTTACTGTAGAAGTAGAGCGTTCTCTTCGTGTACTGGATGGTGCTATTGCTTTATTTTGTGCGGTATCTGGTGTTGAGCCTCAATCTGAAACTGTTTGGCGTCAAGCTGATAAATACAGAGTGCCTAGAATCTGTTTTGTAAACAAAATGGACCGTGCAGGTGCTGATTTCTTTAACGTAATCAAAGAAATCAAAGATAAGCTGAATGCTAAGCCTGTGCCTTTGCAAATTCCTATCGGAGCTGAAGATACTTTCAAAGGTGTAGTAGACCTTATTGTTAATAAAGCAATTATCTGGGATGAGGATAACTTTGGTATGACCTATAAGTATATGGACATACCTGAAGACCTTCAGGAAACTGCTAATGAGTGGCGTCAGAATCTTATTGAATCTGTTGCTGAATATGATGATACTCTATTAGAGAAGTTTTTTGAAGATCCTGACTCAATCTCAGTAGAAGAGATGATGGAGGCTATTCGTAAAGCGGTGATTGATATGTCATTCTCACCTGTTTTATGCGGTTCTGCATTTAAAAACAAAGGTGTTCAGGCATTACTTGATGCAGTTTGTGAGTACTTGCCATCTCCAATAGATCTTCCTCCAGTTACTGGTCACGATCCTGATGATGAAGAGAAGAAAATAACTCGTAAGCCTGATCCTGAAGAGCCTTTTTCAGCGCTTGCGTTTAAAATTGCAACTGACCCTTATGTAGGTAGATTAGCCTTCTTCCGTGTGTATTCTGGTACTCTGGAATCTGGATCTTATATACATAATATGAGAACTGAGAAGAAAGAGCGTATATCTCGTTTACTACAGATGCATGCTAATAAGCAAAATCAGATACCAGCTGTAGAAGCAGGTGATATTGCTGCAGGTGTTGGTTTTAAAGATATCAAAACAGGGGATACACTTACAGATGAAAAGAATAAAATTGTTCTTGAATCAATGACCTTCCCTGAACCAGTAATTGGATACGCTATCGAACCTAAAACACAGGATGATGTGGATAAATTAGGGATGGCCATCTCTAAACTGGTAGAGGAAGATCCTACACTGCAGGTTGAAACTGATCACGAAACAGGTCAGACTATTCTTAGAGGAATGGGTGAGCTTCACTTAGACATCATTATTGACCGTCTAAAGAGAGAGTTCAAAGTTGAAATAAATCAGGGAGCTCCTCAGGTAGCTTATAAAGAAACTATCACTACTACTGTAGAACATAAAGAAGTTTATAAGAAACAGTCTGGTGGTAAAGGTAAATTTGCTGATATCGTGTTTGAACTCGGACCAAGAGAAGATGATAAGGCTGGTTTGGATTTTAACAACGCGATTGTAGGTGGTGTAATTCCTAAAGAATTTATACCGGCAGTACAGAAAGGATTTGAGTCGGCAATGTCCAATGGTCCTTTGGCTGGTTACCCTATAGAGGCAATGAGAGTAAAGCTGTTTCATGGTTCTTACCATGATGTTGACTCTGATGCGCTTTCGTTTGAGATGGCTGCAAGATTAGGCTTTAAGCAGGCCGCTAAGAAAGCTAAGCCTACACTTCTTGAGCCTATTATGGCTGTGGAAGTTGTATGTCCTGAAGAGTACACAGGTCCTGTTACAGGTGATTTGAACAAGAGAAGAGGATTAATGAAAGGTATGGATTCTAAAGGTGGTGCTCAGATTCTTAAAGCTGATGTGCCTTTGTCTGAACTTTTCGGATACATTACAGACCTTAGAACAATTTCTTCTGGTCGTGCTGTAGCAACCCTTACTTTCTCTCACTATGATCCAGTGCCTAGCAACATTGCTGACACTATCATAGCAAAAGCAAATGGTGAAGCAGTAAAAGGTTAG
- the rpsQ gene encoding 30S ribosomal protein S17, which yields MSTERNLRKERIGLVVSNKMDKSVTVAVQRKLMHPIYGKFIGKTTKFTAHDEKNECGIGDKVRIMETRPLSKRKRWRLLEIIERAK from the coding sequence ATGAGTACCGAAAGAAATTTAAGAAAAGAAAGAATTGGTTTGGTTGTCAGCAACAAAATGGATAAGTCAGTTACCGTTGCTGTACAAAGAAAACTTATGCACCCTATTTACGGTAAGTTTATAGGTAAGACGACTAAGTTTACGGCTCATGATGAAAAGAATGAGTGCGGAATAGGCGACAAGGTTAGAATCATGGAAACGAGACCGCTTAGTAAAAGAAAGCGCTGGCGTTTATTAGAAATTATAGAAAGAGCTAAATAA
- the rplP gene encoding 50S ribosomal protein L16 → MLQPKRTKYRKKQKGRVKGIAQRGHTIAFGNFALKTLEPGWITSRQIEAARIAMTRFMKREGQVWIRIFPDKPVTKKPAEVRMGKGKGAPEYWVAVVKPGRILFEITGVSTAVAQEALRLASQKLPVKTKFSVRRDYAGQ, encoded by the coding sequence ATGTTACAGCCGAAAAGAACTAAATATAGAAAAAAGCAAAAAGGAAGAGTTAAAGGTATTGCTCAAAGAGGACATACCATAGCCTTCGGTAATTTTGCTCTTAAAACGCTTGAGCCCGGTTGGATCACCAGCCGTCAAATTGAAGCCGCTCGTATTGCAATGACCCGTTTTATGAAAAGAGAGGGTCAGGTATGGATTCGAATCTTTCCTGATAAGCCAGTTACTAAAAAGCCAGCTGAGGTTCGTATGGGTAAAGGTAAAGGAGCTCCTGAATATTGGGTAGCTGTTGTTAAGCCAGGACGTATCCTTTTTGAAATTACAGGTGTGAGTACAGCAGTAGCTCAGGAAGCACTTAGACTTGCTTCTCAAAAGTTACCTGTAAAAACTAAATTTAGTGTACGTAGAGATTACGCCGGACAATAG
- the rpsC gene encoding 30S ribosomal protein S3 — protein sequence MGQKINPIGLRLGIVKGWDSNWYGGKDFSNKLVEDHEIRKYIDARLPRGGISKVVIERTIKRITLTIHTARPGVVIGKGGSEVDRLKEELKKLTGKEVQINIYEIKRPELDAKLISASIAQQLAARISYRRAMKQALASALRVGAQGIKIKVSGRLGGAEMARTEQYKEGRIPLHTLRADIDYALTEAQTVYGKIGVKVWVFKGEVYGKRDLSPNVGGPQQNSGGSGGGRGERRSRRRKK from the coding sequence ATGGGACAGAAAATAAATCCTATAGGTTTAAGACTAGGTATTGTAAAAGGTTGGGATTCTAACTGGTATGGCGGTAAGGATTTCTCTAACAAACTAGTTGAAGACCATGAAATAAGAAAATATATAGATGCACGTCTGCCTAGAGGAGGTATATCTAAGGTAGTTATTGAGCGTACGATCAAAAGAATTACTCTAACAATTCATACTGCACGTCCAGGTGTGGTAATTGGTAAAGGCGGTTCTGAAGTAGATCGTTTGAAAGAAGAGCTCAAAAAGCTTACCGGTAAGGAGGTACAGATAAACATCTATGAAATCAAGCGTCCTGAACTTGATGCTAAACTCATTAGTGCTTCTATTGCTCAGCAGCTTGCCGCTCGTATCTCATATCGTCGTGCTATGAAGCAGGCCCTTGCCTCAGCATTACGTGTAGGAGCGCAAGGTATCAAGATTAAAGTTTCTGGTCGTTTAGGCGGGGCAGAAATGGCGCGTACTGAGCAGTATAAAGAAGGAAGAATCCCTTTGCATACACTAAGAGCGGATATAGACTATGCCTTAACTGAAGCCCAAACTGTATACGGAAAAATCGGTGTTAAAGTATGGGTATTTAAAGGTGAGGTTTATGGTAAGAGAGATCTTTCTCCTAACGTTGGCGGTCCTCAGCAAAACAGCGGAGGAAGTGGCGGAGGACGCGGCGAAAGAAGAAGCAGAAGAAGAAAGAAGTAG
- the rpsL gene encoding 30S ribosomal protein S12, whose translation MPTIQQLVRKGRKKLTSKSKSPALDACPQRRGVCTRVYTTTPKKPNSAMRKVARVRLTNGREVNAYIPGEGHNLQEHSIVLIRGGRVKDLPGVRYHIIRGALDTAGVNGRLQARSKYGAKRPKK comes from the coding sequence ATGCCCACTATACAGCAATTAGTAAGGAAAGGAAGGAAGAAGTTGACTTCCAAGTCAAAGTCTCCTGCGCTGGATGCTTGTCCTCAAAGACGTGGTGTATGTACAAGAGTGTATACCACTACTCCTAAGAAGCCTAACTCGGCTATGCGTAAAGTAGCCAGGGTAAGGTTGACTAACGGGCGTGAGGTGAACGCCTATATTCCTGGAGAAGGTCATAACCTTCAGGAGCACTCTATAGTCTTAATCCGTGGTGGTAGGGTAAAAGATTTGCCTGGAGTAAGATACCACATTATCAGAGGAGCGTTGGATACCGCTGGTGTAAACGGTAGGCTACAGGCAAGATCTAAGTATGGAGCTAAAAGACCGAAAAAATAA
- the rplW gene encoding 50S ribosomal protein L23 codes for MEILKKPLVTEKISEQNESGKYGFIVDRKANKVQIREAVEKMYGVTVEKVRTMNYMGKVKSRYTKTRVVSGRKPSFKKAIVQVAEGEIIDFYSGI; via the coding sequence ATGGAAATTTTAAAGAAACCTTTGGTAACAGAGAAAATTTCGGAACAGAACGAAAGTGGTAAATATGGTTTTATTGTAGACCGCAAAGCCAATAAGGTTCAGATTCGCGAAGCTGTTGAAAAAATGTATGGTGTTACAGTAGAGAAAGTACGCACCATGAACTATATGGGTAAGGTGAAAAGCCGTTATACAAAAACTCGTGTAGTAAGCGGAAGAAAGCCATCCTTCAAAAAAGCTATTGTACAGGTAGCTGAAGGAGAGATTATTGATTTTTATAGTGGAATATAA
- the rpsG gene encoding 30S ribosomal protein S7 → MRKTKPKKRYVLPDPKFNDTQVTRFVNYLMVDGKKSVSYKIFYDAIKIVEDRTNENGLEVWKKALSNITPAVEVKSRRVGGATFQVPLEVRPSRKLSLGIKWMIRYARLRGEKTMAQRLAGEIVAASKGEGAAVKKKDDTHRMAEANKAFSHFKF, encoded by the coding sequence ATGAGGAAGACAAAACCGAAGAAGAGGTATGTATTACCTGATCCTAAATTTAACGACACACAGGTAACTCGCTTTGTAAACTACCTGATGGTAGATGGAAAAAAAAGTGTTTCATATAAAATCTTTTACGATGCAATAAAAATTGTAGAAGATCGAACTAATGAGAACGGATTAGAGGTTTGGAAGAAAGCACTTAGTAACATCACTCCTGCTGTAGAAGTAAAGAGTAGAAGAGTTGGTGGTGCTACGTTTCAGGTGCCTCTTGAGGTTCGTCCGTCAAGAAAGCTGTCTTTAGGAATCAAATGGATGATTCGCTATGCAAGGTTGAGAGGAGAAAAGACTATGGCTCAAAGATTGGCAGGGGAGATCGTAGCGGCTTCTAAAGGTGAAGGTGCTGCTGTGAAGAAGAAAGACGATACTCATAGAATGGCTGAAGCAAATAAGGCGTTCTCACACTTTAAGTTTTAA
- the rplV gene encoding 50S ribosomal protein L22, which yields MEAIAKLNNVPTPPRKMRLVADMIRGRKVSEALNILKFEAKQGAPKMEKLLLSAVANWQEKNEDARLEDADLFIKEVKVDGGRILKRLRPAPQGRAHRIRKRSNHITLVVDSLSEVEETTDDKE from the coding sequence ATGGAAGCAATAGCCAAGTTAAATAATGTGCCGACCCCACCCCGTAAGATGAGACTAGTTGCGGATATGATTCGTGGGCGTAAAGTAAGCGAGGCTCTCAACATACTTAAGTTTGAGGCTAAGCAAGGAGCTCCTAAGATGGAGAAGTTGTTGTTATCTGCTGTAGCTAACTGGCAGGAGAAGAACGAAGATGCTCGTTTAGAGGATGCTGACCTTTTCATCAAAGAAGTTAAAGTAGATGGAGGTAGAATTCTTAAGAGATTAAGACCTGCTCCTCAGGGACGTGCCCATCGCATTCGTAAGCGCTCAAATCACATTACATTGGTGGTTGATAGCCTGAGTGAAGTGGAGGAAACTACAGACGATAAAGAATAA
- the rplX gene encoding 50S ribosomal protein L24, which translates to MKKLHIKKDDTVKVIAGNHKGRTAKVLEVLPEKNKAIVEGINMVTKHVKPSAQNPEGGRSEQEAPIHVSKLMVVDPSNGEPSRIGRKKNDQGKLQRYSKKTGEFI; encoded by the coding sequence ATGAAAAAGCTACATATCAAGAAGGACGATACAGTCAAAGTAATTGCTGGTAATCATAAAGGTCGCACTGCAAAAGTACTTGAAGTCCTTCCTGAAAAGAATAAAGCTATAGTAGAAGGAATTAATATGGTTACTAAACATGTTAAGCCTTCTGCGCAAAATCCTGAAGGGGGTAGAAGCGAGCAGGAAGCACCTATTCATGTAAGCAAACTTATGGTAGTTGATCCGTCCAATGGCGAGCCTTCTCGTATTGGAAGAAAGAAAAATGACCAAGGTAAGCTACAAAGGTATTCTAAGAAAACCGGTGAATTTATTTAA
- the rplE gene encoding 50S ribosomal protein L5, translated as MATTTETYKPRLKAKYHEDIVPALNEKFGYKSIMQVPRIQKICINKGIGAAVADKKLVDVGVEELSTITGQQAVPTYAKKSVSNFKLREGMPIGAKVTLRGNKMYEFLDRLLNIALPRVRDFRGVNDKGFDGRGNYTLGVKEQIIFPEISLDKVNRISGMDITFVTNADTDEECYELLKSLGMPFANANSANNL; from the coding sequence ATGGCAACTACTACAGAAACATATAAACCAAGGCTTAAGGCAAAATACCATGAGGACATTGTACCCGCGCTGAATGAAAAGTTCGGATATAAATCCATCATGCAGGTTCCGAGAATACAGAAGATCTGTATTAACAAAGGAATTGGAGCAGCCGTAGCAGATAAGAAATTAGTAGATGTAGGAGTAGAAGAGCTTTCTACTATTACAGGTCAGCAGGCCGTTCCTACTTATGCTAAGAAATCAGTCTCTAACTTTAAGCTTCGTGAGGGTATGCCTATTGGTGCTAAAGTTACACTGAGAGGTAATAAGATGTACGAATTTCTTGATCGTCTATTGAATATTGCCCTTCCTAGAGTAAGAGACTTTAGAGGAGTTAATGATAAAGGGTTTGACGGAAGAGGTAATTATACCTTAGGGGTTAAGGAGCAAATCATTTTTCCAGAAATTAGTCTGGATAAAGTTAATCGTATCTCTGGTATGGATATCACATTCGTAACTAATGCTGATACTGACGAAGAGTGCTATGAGTTGTTGAAGTCTTTGGGTATGCCTTTCGCTAATGCTAACAGCGCAAATAATCTATAA
- the rpsJ gene encoding 30S ribosomal protein S10, which produces MNQKIRIKLKSYDHNLVDKSSEKIVRAVKTTGAVVSGPIPLPTRKEIFTVLRSPHVNKKAREQFQLCTYKRLVDIYSSSTKTVDALMKLELPSGVDVEIKV; this is translated from the coding sequence ATGAATCAGAAAATTCGCATAAAACTTAAGTCATACGATCATAACTTAGTGGATAAATCCTCTGAGAAGATAGTACGTGCAGTAAAGACCACAGGTGCTGTAGTAAGCGGTCCTATTCCGCTGCCTACGCGTAAAGAAATCTTTACAGTACTGCGTTCACCGCACGTCAACAAAAAAGCTCGTGAACAATTTCAACTATGCACCTACAAAAGACTGGTAGATATTTATTCTAGCAGTACTAAAACTGTAGACGCATTAATGAAACTTGAACTACCGAGTGGTGTTGATGTAGAGATCAAAGTATAA
- the rplN gene encoding 50S ribosomal protein L14 translates to MIQQESRLNVADNSGAKEVLCIRVLGGTGKRYASVGDKIIVTVKSALSSSNLKKGTVSRAVVVRAKKEIRRKDGSYIRFEENAAVLLNANDEPRGTRIFGPVARELREKQFMKIVSLAPEVL, encoded by the coding sequence ATGATACAGCAAGAATCTAGACTGAATGTAGCGGATAACAGCGGTGCAAAAGAAGTACTTTGCATTCGTGTTTTAGGTGGAACAGGCAAGAGATATGCCTCCGTAGGTGACAAGATAATTGTTACTGTTAAATCCGCGCTTTCTTCAAGCAACCTGAAGAAAGGAACTGTTTCCAGAGCAGTGGTGGTAAGAGCAAAGAAAGAAATTCGTAGAAAGGATGGCTCTTATATTCGTTTTGAGGAAAATGCAGCAGTATTGCTTAACGCGAACGACGAACCTCGTGGAACGCGTATATTCGGACCTGTTGCGCGTGAACTGCGTGAAAAGCAGTTTATGAAAATTGTTTCACTAGCACCTGAGGTCTTATAA
- the rpsH gene encoding 30S ribosomal protein S8, protein MITDPISDYLTRVRNAIKARHRIVEVPASNLKKEITKVLYDKGYIQNYKFEDGVNHQGVIKIALKYNPKNKNSAIVHLERISKPGLRKYAKADSLPRVLNGLGLAILSTSKGVITDKEARELNVGGEILCYVY, encoded by the coding sequence ATGATAACGGATCCCATATCAGATTATTTGACAAGAGTCAGAAATGCCATTAAGGCAAGACATAGAATCGTTGAAGTACCTGCTTCTAATTTAAAGAAGGAGATAACCAAGGTATTATACGATAAGGGATATATTCAAAACTACAAGTTTGAAGATGGTGTAAACCATCAGGGGGTAATTAAGATTGCTCTTAAATACAACCCTAAAAATAAGAATTCAGCAATAGTGCACCTTGAGAGAATCAGTAAGCCTGGTTTGAGAAAGTATGCCAAGGCTGATAGCTTGCCTCGTGTTCTTAATGGACTTGGCTTAGCAATTTTATCTACTTCCAAGGGAGTTATTACTGATAAAGAGGCCAGGGAATTGAATGTTGGAGGTGAAATTCTTTGTTACGTCTATTAA
- the rpsN gene encoding 30S ribosomal protein S14, whose translation MARKSVIARERKRQRLVNKYAQKRAELKANGDYEALDKLPKNASPVRLHNRCKLTGRPKGYMRKFGISRVTFREMASNGKIPGVTKASW comes from the coding sequence ATGGCTAGAAAATCAGTAATAGCAAGAGAAAGAAAAAGACAGAGATTAGTTAACAAGTATGCTCAGAAAAGGGCTGAACTTAAAGCTAACGGAGACTACGAAGCATTGGATAAGCTTCCAAAAAATGCTTCGCCTGTGAGATTGCACAATCGTTGCAAATTAACAGGAAGACCTAAAGGATATATGAGAAAGTTCGGAATTTCAAGGGTTACATTCAGAGAAATGGCATCCAATGGAAAAATACCGGGCGTTACTAAAGCAAGTTGGTAA
- the rplB gene encoding 50S ribosomal protein L2, whose amino-acid sequence MAVKKLRPTTPGQRHRLAPSFADVSKKEPEKSLLVTLKKSGGRNNQGRMTMRYIGGGHKKKIRIVDFKRAKKDVPATVKAIEYDPNRSARLALLYYADGTKSYIIAPVGIEVGQQVIAGESVAPEVGNALPLSAIPLGTIVHNIELTPGKGGQLARSAGSYAQLLAREGKYATLKLPSGEMRMVLSVCVATVGSVSNVDHMNETLGKAGRKRWKGRRPRVRGVVMNPVDHPMGGGEGRSSGGHPRSRNGIKAKGQKTRTPKKYSNRLIISRKKK is encoded by the coding sequence ATGGCAGTAAAGAAATTAAGGCCGACAACTCCAGGACAGAGACACAGATTAGCTCCTAGCTTTGCTGATGTAAGCAAGAAGGAACCAGAAAAGTCTCTGCTTGTTACTTTAAAGAAATCAGGCGGAAGAAACAACCAAGGGCGTATGACTATGCGCTATATTGGTGGTGGACATAAGAAGAAAATCCGTATAGTTGATTTCAAAAGAGCGAAGAAAGATGTGCCTGCTACGGTAAAAGCTATTGAGTATGATCCTAACCGTTCAGCTCGCTTGGCTTTATTATACTATGCAGATGGAACAAAATCTTATATCATTGCTCCGGTAGGCATTGAAGTAGGACAGCAAGTAATTGCTGGAGAAAGTGTTGCTCCCGAAGTAGGGAACGCGCTTCCTTTATCAGCGATTCCCTTGGGTACTATTGTACACAATATAGAGCTGACACCAGGTAAAGGTGGTCAGTTGGCAAGAAGCGCTGGTTCATATGCTCAGCTTCTTGCACGTGAAGGTAAGTATGCTACTCTAAAGCTTCCTTCTGGCGAAATGCGTATGGTATTAAGCGTTTGTGTTGCTACTGTAGGTTCTGTTTCTAATGTGGATCATATGAACGAAACCTTAGGTAAAGCAGGTAGAAAGAGATGGAAGGGTAGAAGACCTAGAGTTAGAGGTGTAGTTATGAACCCTGTGGATCACCCTATGGGTGGTGGTGAAGGTAGATCTTCTGGAGGTCATCCTCGCTCAAGAAACGGAATCAAGGCTAAAGGACAAAAAACCAGAACGCCTAAGAAGTATTCTAATCGTTTAATTATCAGTAGAAAGAAAAAATAA
- the rpmC gene encoding 50S ribosomal protein L29, with amino-acid sequence MKNSEIKSLSKEELLEKLEAERDTLTKLKFAHGISPIENPMKIKASRKLIARLKTELRAKELVK; translated from the coding sequence ATGAAAAATTCAGAAATTAAATCTCTTAGCAAAGAAGAGCTTCTAGAGAAATTAGAAGCTGAAAGAGACACGCTCACAAAGCTTAAATTTGCGCATGGTATTTCTCCGATAGAGAATCCCATGAAAATCAAAGCTTCTCGTAAGCTTATCGCCCGTTTGAAAACTGAGTTAAGAGCCAAAGAACTAGTTAAATAA
- the rplD gene encoding 50S ribosomal protein L4, with protein sequence MKVNVKNIKGEDTGKSVELIDDIYAIEPNDHAVYLDVKQYLANQRQGTHKAKERAEIAGSTKKIKRQKGTGTARAGSMKSPIFRGGGRIFGPRVRDYGFKLNRKLKKLARKSALAYKAKDEKLTVLEGFNLDAPKTKSFLEILNALSLQNEKTLFVLEGANDNVFLSSRNIPNAKVVIADKINTYEIMNATHLVISEAAVEKIESMFNTKVAV encoded by the coding sequence ATGAAAGTTAACGTAAAAAATATCAAGGGAGAAGATACTGGTAAATCAGTAGAGCTGATAGATGATATCTATGCTATCGAGCCTAATGATCATGCTGTGTATCTTGATGTGAAGCAATACCTTGCTAACCAAAGGCAAGGAACTCATAAAGCCAAAGAAAGAGCTGAAATTGCAGGGTCTACCAAGAAGATCAAAAGACAAAAGGGTACTGGTACTGCTCGTGCTGGTAGTATGAAGTCTCCTATTTTCAGAGGAGGAGGGCGTATATTTGGGCCTCGTGTACGTGACTATGGTTTTAAGCTTAACAGAAAGTTAAAGAAACTTGCTCGTAAATCGGCGCTTGCTTATAAAGCTAAAGACGAGAAGCTTACTGTGCTTGAAGGTTTTAATCTTGATGCACCTAAAACTAAATCTTTTCTGGAAATATTAAACGCGCTGTCACTTCAAAACGAAAAAACATTATTCGTACTTGAAGGTGCTAATGACAATGTGTTTTTGTCATCTCGTAACATCCCTAATGCAAAGGTTGTAATAGCTGACAAAATCAATACTTACGAAATTATGAACGCAACTCACCTGGTAATCAGTGAGGCTGCTGTTGAGAAGATTGAATCCATGTTTAACACTAAAGTTGCTGTATAA
- the rplC gene encoding 50S ribosomal protein L3 yields MSGIIGKKIGMTSVYGADGRSVACTLIEAGPCVITHVKNEDTDGYTAVQLAYGERKEKRTPRALKGHFDRANTTPKKKIVEFRDFRVEFEEDVKLGKEITVGEVFQEGEFLDAIGTSKGKGFQGVVKRHGFGGVGQATHGQHNRGRAPGSIGACSFPSRVFKGMRMAGRTGGRRVKVINLKVLKVVPEKNLILVTGSVPGAKNSYIVLEK; encoded by the coding sequence ATGTCAGGAATAATTGGAAAGAAAATCGGTATGACTAGCGTCTACGGTGCCGATGGACGTAGCGTCGCATGCACGTTGATAGAAGCTGGTCCTTGCGTTATTACGCATGTCAAAAACGAAGATACTGATGGCTATACGGCGGTCCAGCTAGCTTATGGTGAGCGAAAGGAAAAAAGAACACCACGAGCTCTTAAGGGTCATTTTGATAGAGCCAACACTACTCCTAAGAAGAAGATAGTGGAATTCAGAGACTTCAGAGTTGAGTTTGAAGAGGATGTCAAGCTCGGGAAAGAAATTACAGTAGGAGAAGTGTTCCAAGAAGGTGAGTTTCTGGACGCTATAGGTACTTCTAAAGGTAAAGGTTTCCAGGGTGTTGTTAAAAGACACGGCTTTGGTGGTGTGGGGCAGGCTACTCATGGTCAGCATAACCGTGGTAGGGCTCCAGGATCAATCGGTGCTTGCTCTTTTCCTTCTAGAGTATTCAAAGGAATGCGAATGGCAGGTAGAACTGGTGGGAGAAGAGTGAAGGTAATTAACCTTAAGGTGTTGAAAGTAGTGCCAGAAAAGAACTTGATTTTAGTTACCGGTTCTGTGCCAGGTGCAAAAAACTCTTACATCGTACTTGAGAAGTAA